Within the Erigeron canadensis isolate Cc75 chromosome 6, C_canadensis_v1, whole genome shotgun sequence genome, the region TAAACGTTGTAAAACGTCTTTAGACTTATAAATAGCTAGTTTAACGAAccacatcaataaaaaaacGCAAATATAATAGTTGTATTAAACAAGTTTCAACTTGTCCCGCAACACGGGACTTAGATCCATCTAGTTCATTACTAAACCACGCAGTAATTAAGAGAGATGTTATTCCCTTTGCATCATAACTAGTTAGTTATCCAATTTTCTTCAACAGCCTTCTAGCGAACATTATTGGTCACCCGTTACTTCTCTTaagttttttaatgttatattaaaaatgttttgaTAGCAGTACCAAAATTTATTATGGGTTGTTAGTAGTACTTGCGACTGAAAGAATTTTGTTTGAACAATATCTATTTTGTCGCAAATGTGTTTCCCAAAAATAAGAGATTGGATGAAGTATGGGTCAGACATAGATAATTTACCCATACGTATTTGTCCCAACCTTCAATTCAATtgtgattcatatatatatataaatacaaatgtgAAGAATACGTACGTGCACACATATATACCCTGATACTTTAAGTTAATCGATTATTAGACCAAATTcatattcataataataataatacaacatatatataggaCTATAGGAGAAACCAAAAGATCGAGTTTTATGCATGATAGATATCATTGGCGCGTATCGATCCCTTTAATTAGAATCTCAGTTCAGCTGtgcaaaatatatatgcaattatTGTGTTACAATCATATGTTATAACAGTGGCATACATGCCAAATGCCTTTTGAATATTTAGTTAATTAACGATCatagtttattattatgtaCACAATATACATTAGATATCAAACCTTTATTATGTACACATACCAATATGGCAATATTTGTCTAATGCCGATGCCCGGCCTTATGCCGACCATACCCTTCGCTCTAATTAACTAGTtaattcattttcatatattggTTGGTTGGTTATATTTTTGTAGGATTTAGAAAGGAAGTGACATGCTAGAGTCAAGAGGAATTAGTTTCCAATGTAATCAACTGGTGGAGATAACTTTTGAGGAAATAAATGCCAAAACACCATGACTATTTAACACTTTGGATTCGACGTTTATCATTTAATAGTTAAATGATACTTGTTATTTTGTTAACTTGTGGCATTACTTTGTGATCATCACGTTAAAAACATGATTCCAAATTCCTTTATGTATTAACAACATAATTAAGATAATCTTTATTTAATACTAGccattaatttaatttttttcaccCATCATGTCGGATGAAAATTGTTAATCTCGTGACGATAAGTATTATTAAAGTCCAACTTATGGACAACAATTAAATgcgaattaattaattaacctttTTTACTCAAAGCGAACCATTTCATCGTATAGTAACTTAATTAGGAATATAGTTCGTATAGTAattacttattatatatattttttacgaTTAGATCGCAAGTTGAAGTAGTTATATATTTAGATGTTCAATAGTGCGAGCACTTACATcaagtttgtatttgtttttttttaattactctTGTTGAAGTTTTTTAATGAATGATTTTtgctttaacaaaaaaaaagataagtaAATACAAATAAGACTTCAGCCgttcaaatttttttcttattgatATTTTGGCAATACATACATTTATTCGTTTATAGgtttacttaataaattaagaaataaaagaaaaactaaaaagtgtaaaagagCCATCTATGTCGTAACTAAAAGCTTGACCGACCAAACGCAGAAAGCACATCTCCCATATGTGTTTTTTGAATGCTTCTTTACATGTAAAAGCTTTCTTGCTTTTGGCTGTTGTAAATTATACCCTCAATATACTTTCTTTCAATTAGACATTGACTAAGACTTATCCAAATTATTTGGACAAAATTATGTAtttcaagttattattattattgtatttatgtaaatatgtaatgcaCAATATTATACttagttaaagttttaaaagtttttaagaaGATTAAAATGATGAGTTATGAGTAATATAATGACATACATTCATACAACTAGAGATGACATTCGATTTTGTGTACTGACAAATGTTGAACGGTTTTGGTGGTTATATTTGCAAGgtcttaaattttatttttgagtccatataaatatattgtgtTTATTTATGTAACTAGTTGATTAACTTGGGTTTAACCAagacatattaaataaaagtttataaaaaccTATCTTTGTCACTGAAATTGTGGCAATCCAACAGTAATCATAATCTCGAAATAGTTTGCCTTAAAATTAGCTTATTAACTCGCATAATATGCGGTAATTTAAAGATCTAttatgacaaaaatattaattaaatgattgaaCTTAAAGACCATATATAgattataaagtttttaaaagaaaataaaaaaatactttttaaaaaataacataaaacaacaaaaataaaaatgcaataaattttaaaatggaATTGAAAGTGTTTATGACATCagaagtaaataaaataaaaaataaaaaatcttttaaaaatgaatttgaaggTGCCAAATAAGAATAGTAATGTGataacaatcttttttttttttatttaatataaagatatttaaCTGGAATTAACTTTGTTGTATAGTTTTGATCAAAATCTTTATAagtagtgtgtgtatatatacacattcatatgttttaaataaatcatATGTAATTAAGACAATGACCATTTACTTTATAAATGATAATGTAGATAGTGTTTAagataatacaaataaaattcattttcaacaaaattgcaatcataTGTTCTTGTTTTTCAACAACCAATTTTTAACATTCTGAAACTAGAGTCTACTAAGTCAATTTTGCATAGATACATATACACTAGTCAAACCTAGATAATGTAAAGAAATTTACAATAAAGCTCCTTTAGAAACATTACAAGGCAATAACCACCGTAGGCATAGAACATGAAGCACGTCactataaaaatatttataaaaaacaaacaaagtaACTTAAAAAGTTAGCATATAAAATCAAAGATACAAGGGGAAAAAAGTCATCATTTCAACAATCACATTTTTCTTACAAGTACTTTCTAAACCTACACATTACTCCCTTCAATTTCTAATCGTACACATTTCACCCTTGACATTTTGGAACCTACAAATTACATTCTTTACTCTTTAAACCAACACATCATACCCTTTCACTTTTATGAACCTAAAGATTACCTCCTTCATTCTCGTTTTGTCACTAACAACGTTCGCCAACTTAGAAACGTCGTTCGGGAACCCAATGTGGTGCACTCGGGCTAAAATGGGTCGATACGACCCTCGAATCTAAAAGCTCCATGATCGGTGTGAAACTAACACACCTCGGAACTTTATATTGGTTTATCGATGCGCCTCGTGAGATTGCATAGTCCATCAACTCTTCAAAAGTCCCATTCTTCACAACACGAATCTCCAACGGGCCAATTGAGTTATCCGCGACCCGACTTTGTCTATAAACTGAATTCAAACACTCTTCCATAGCCAAACAACATTGATCCAAAACCTGATGACTTGGCCCATGACCCGGATCTTTCACCAACAATTCCCAATAAATAACATAATGGCCCGGAATTGTTTTAGTATCCCCATAGCTTGTGTACTCCACAACAGCAGTGTTGAACTCCTTCAGCAGCTCAGAAGCCTTTTCGATGGCGCTTTGCAGCTCGGTTTCGTCGGTTTTATCAGCATCAATACTTAGCAAAACATTCTTCCTTCTAATGAACTTGAATTGTGGGGCAGAATTGTGGAACCCAGTGACCCGAAGAATGTCACCAACCCGGTAACGACAGAGACCCGAGTAAGTTGAGATCACTAGCTCATACTCCTTTCCGAGTTCCAGGTCAGCAAGGTCAAGGAGTTGACTCGGTGAGTCATTATTAGGCTTAGTAACCGAGTTGGCTGAGTCATGTGGGATAAACTCAAAGTAACCCATGTTTGGCATAATGGTATAAGAAACTTCAGATGGTTTAACCATTGGGGTTAAATTTAACCCAAAGTAACACTCAGATGAGGCATACATGGTACAAGTTTGAGGTAAATTACCGCTGTAAAAATCAAGGATGGGAATATACTGAGCCATAGCCCCAGTCACAATGACATCAAGATATTTAGTATTGGGCCAAATTCGGGTTATTATCCCTTCCCAATTCTCATCACAACACTCATCCCTAACGAAACGGGCCAAGTTCGGGTCAGGTTTCAAAATTTTAGACATACAAGCCCGGATATCTTGGTCAGTAATTTTGGGGTTCAAGAACCCGGTTTCGATATCAAGGGCAAGTTGTTTCCAATTCAATGTAAGAAACTTGATGGCCCGAACAAGCCCGGAAGCGAAAACGGCCCCACAACGAAGGACTTGTTCACGATAAATGAGACCACAAAGCATTTGAGAGTACATGCTTTGAAAGGAATCGACACAAAGGATGGTTTCATTCGGGCTAGTGAGCACGTTGTATGGGTCGTAGGGTCGGGTTTTGAATTGGTTGCTTTTGTAGTAGCTTGTGAGAACGGGTCGGGCTACTAAACCACTTGGGGTTTTTGTTTCGGCCTTTATGAAATAAAAGTATAGTCCCTTGCCTTTGTCTAAATCGGTCACGTACCTGCACCATACAAACAATGACAATTCATTAATTTTATACACAACtagtaatatttattttaacatagaTATAGGTGTATGATTATTACTATAATTAGAAATATCATACAATAGCAAACATCTAACCATAAAAATTtgatttattcacacttttaaccAAAACTTGACGTTGAACTTATTACTTGCATTTGGTTTATACGTGTTATAACAATCtacataacatttttttttatttattgttgaaACAAAATGCTTTTGTGACTTTGCCTGTCTATAACttatttagaaaatagaaatacACTATGGTAGTATACATTTTCTAACTATTGAGACTATGATTCTACTTTTGGCAACTTTCTAGCCTttctagtttttaattttttttttttttaatgatttttctCTTTCTTAGCAGTATGtttctaattttaaataaaacaaaaaaattgattGGCCAACTTATTAGTTTAATACTAATATATACTGAATTAATAACAAACTTCTTTTATCATCACTAgtaattacataaataattgaATAATAACGTAccatattttatttcatatccaacatatatactcgtaatattataaaaagattaGGTGTAACATTTTCACAGGCCTAGgagtttatttattattaatatcattttcagtctttttattattaaatatctctAGACTAGACAATAGACCTAGACATCTTCATATTATagtaacaaattaatataataaagaaaaaattctAGTAATGAAAAGGACAAAAAGTACGTACAAGTTCATGACAGGCATGAGCAGACTATACAATTTCTGCCTGCGGTCCATTTCTGCAGCAATTGTTGGCATCAACTTTCTTTCCCCAGCTGATGTCCCAGAACtgcaacatatacatacatatattatatatatctatatattttatttgattttatatatatctacatatattatgaaataattaataaccTTGTGAGAAACTCAGAAATGGGGTGTGAAGAGAGAATAGGAGAACGGTCTCCATTAGCGATACGTTGGATGTACGGCTGGAGATCATCGTACGACACAACCGGAACCTTGGACTTGAAGGTTTTCCGGTCGGTGGCGCCGCCAAGGTTCCATTTTTGTAGGTACTCAGCTTCAGCATTTTGTGTCAAAATTTCACACAAAACATTTTCTTGAACCGAATCACAGTTTTTAGTCATCTCTTCTATAAACTGAAGAGCTTTTGCATCTTTCTCATTAGCCGGTGGGCCTAATGGTGATGACGTCACTGTACCAACTGCCatgatatgtatatttttatatatgataattatatgtgtgtgttttgatggGGATAATGGGAAGGGGAAGAGGGGGTATATATAAGGTTGGTGAAAGGTTGGTTTTGAGTGATATGACCACGTCAGATAACACGTAGGACGGAGAATAAAAGTAGtttatgtgtatgtatttgtGAGTGTATAGGGGAGAGGGGACAGGTGGGACCGGACATGTAAGAGTGTCGGAAAAGGGATGGAGGAAATGGGGACCAGGGTATGGACACGTCAGAGGGGGGTTAGTAAGGGGATTTTGTCTTACTAACGGAGTAAATGGCTGGTTATGGTGAGATTGTTGTGCCCGGAAAACGACGGCGTGCCGGCGAAAGTGGCCATTTTCTGACTCTTCATTCTACAAGGAAACAAACACTTAATTTATATTGATGAGAGTTGGGAAAAATGAAACATATGTACAATATAAAATTATCTAGTAGGTGCATGAAAATTCATATTTTACATGTATTTCAAATACAATTAATATGTGTTTATATGATTTTGCGATTGATATCTTTGTTTttccatttatatattttagcaTGGTATAACATGTCATCACTCATCTACATTAACTCAATTATAACACTAAAATCTATagatatagtttttaaaatttttagttttaatattaaaaataaattaacgacttaattaacttattgactatttgtttttcattttcatataaacAAAAAGCATTCACACAAAAAATGAACAATACGTTCCTTGTCAAGAAACGGAAGATCTTGTGCATAGATCAAAATGGTCAATCTACAACTCAACCAAGGTCTGAAGAAATTGTTATAACCGGTTAAACAAACATTCGAATTTCAcgtttggtaaaaaaaaaaaaaacatatacacatatgtaGCTCTATTTAAAGTATACGATAGTTAAGGTTAATTAGCTAGATAATAGATATGCATTTGATAAAACTTTTTACGATCACTTGAAAGTTCATATGCCTTTATAAAACTAACCgtgttttcataaataaaatacaacgtATAAGTTTATGAAGGTTCTATTTTCTCAAGAATATATACTACAAAAAAGAGTCCTTCGAAGATTGAAAAAGCAGTCATCGTTGATAAATTGATCAGTTACTACAGCTTAGTTGTAGAAGGTACTGACTTATATAAAACAGGAAAATCAGACTTTATTTTTCAGTCTCTGAATATAGAAAACTAGAAGTGTTCCATTAAAAGAAGatatctaaaatatataatCGCAATTTAACACTAAGTTGAATGCTTTTCATCTTAATTGGTTAACCATCCATTTTTCGTCTTAATACGAGTTAAAACAAACTTTGAAGGTTAATTCGATCGGGCAACAATAATATCTCTTTTTAGATAACTTCAACTTTATGATCGATCACTTTGATCATGAGATCGTGCTGCATCCATGTGTCATGAACTATATATATCCTAAAATCAAAATTATCCAAGAGTGACCGAATTCGTGTACAAAACAATCATGTATTTCGTTCCTAAGTATGTGCTGATTTACTCTAAACTATTATTTACGGATTTCTAACATGTCAAAATTTAATTCTCAGATTGTTAATTATGTCATAATGCTCTTAGATTAAATTTTTAGATATGTATGATTAGGTATGTTTCATTAAATCACTTATCTTTTTTAATGTTAATAATTGTTAAACAAGTACTAACAGGATTTTTCACGTAGTGCCAACGACAATAACAAATTGTTATCGTTTCTGAAcctctatgtatatatatatacgtgtgATGGTGTTCCTTGGAAAATCGAGAAGAGAGATGACGGGCGAGTACGCtcgaagagaaattgaaagaaaatatgTGAGAGTAACAGATaatttaaaagtgtttttatCGGTAAGATACTAAACGATGACACACTTAATTAGCTATCACTAGTGGCGAAGGCAATATTTTAGGTTTCGAGTAGCAAAACAGTTTACAAGATACTAACAAGTATATAAGATAGACGGGTAATTAACGTTAAATTGAGTTAAGATGAGCATATAAgattttaaatatatgttttgttaggTGACCAATTAAGCTTTGAATCACACTCATACATAAAactaatactccatatatagttttattgaCATTGTGGAGTTGTCACGGTAACACTTGACCTCCATATAGCCTTGTCGCTGCCTATCAGTATCGAATTATAAATCCATGAACCCAAAAATTAACATTCCATGCACatgaccaatttttttttttttgccaccACAATTATGGGCGACCACGCATCTACAAAATATCAAGAGGCATGCTATTCTTAGGAACAACTTAATTACGCTCGAAATTGTATTAGCTTACTTAGAGGGTACTCAATGGTGACCACTCATCCCCCAAGGACTAGTCTATGTCAGTGACACTtcagcaaaaaacactccaaAGACTAATTCTCCCAAAATGCACCCAATGGATTCATCCCTTAAGGACTAGTCTTGaacccaccaattatttaatttctACCTTTTATCTacactttacacttttaaccctctataatatataatactaataaaaataataataattcacaATAATACAGTACATAAAGAAATCTTTACCCTGCCTCTCACACACCAAATTCAGTCAATTAACGTACTAAAATGAACCTTCCCATCTTTCCATCCATATTCATCGTCCCCACTTCCTAacctcatcttcttcttcttcgcttgATGATTCCGAAAGTCGGAAAAAAATCCCTCCAACTTTCAGACTTGTAAAACACTCACACCCACACACATATATCATCTATTTAtgtatttgttatatattatctCTAGAAAATAAAACAACACGCAATTACAACTCGTCCCTCCAGGGACGAAAGCACCGGACGAGCAAGGCGGACGAACAAGGGACGAGTCCCACCCAACGGTGTAGACTCGTCTGGGGATGTCGAACGAGCGCAAAAACAAACCCACTGGGCATCCTTTTAGCTACTTTTGGAAAGAGTTTTACCATATGTGCAAGTCACATTTCTAATGGTTTATATATGTAAGAATGACATATATCGGTAGAAAATACCATCCCGGTACAATATGAGGCTGTGTGGACATATATCGGATTAGAATCAATTTCGatcattatattatttaaagtgATTAGCAACTAATTTTCTTCTTTATAACTCATAGG harbors:
- the LOC122606067 gene encoding probable indole-3-acetic acid-amido synthetase GH3.1; translation: MAVGTVTSSPLGPPANEKDAKALQFIEEMTKNCDSVQENVLCEILTQNAEAEYLQKWNLGGATDRKTFKSKVPVVSYDDLQPYIQRIANGDRSPILSSHPISEFLTSSGTSAGERKLMPTIAAEMDRRQKLYSLLMPVMNLYVTDLDKGKGLYFYFIKAETKTPSGLVARPVLTSYYKSNQFKTRPYDPYNVLTSPNETILCVDSFQSMYSQMLCGLIYREQVLRCGAVFASGLVRAIKFLTLNWKQLALDIETGFLNPKITDQDIRACMSKILKPDPNLARFVRDECCDENWEGIITRIWPNTKYLDVIVTGAMAQYIPILDFYSGNLPQTCTMYASSECYFGLNLTPMVKPSEVSYTIMPNMGYFEFIPHDSANSVTKPNNDSPSQLLDLADLELGKEYELVISTYSGLCRYRVGDILRVTGFHNSAPQFKFIRRKNVLLSIDADKTDETELQSAIEKASELLKEFNTAVVEYTSYGDTKTIPGHYVIYWELLVKDPGHGPSHQVLDQCCLAMEECLNSVYRQSRVADNSIGPLEIRVVKNGTFEELMDYAISRGASINQYKVPRCVSFTPIMELLDSRVVSTHFSPSAPHWVPERRF